A stretch of the Lonchura striata isolate bLonStr1 chromosome 15, bLonStr1.mat, whole genome shotgun sequence genome encodes the following:
- the NMUR2 gene encoding neuromedin-U receptor 2, which produces MAWVSNFSWLNHLALHEERLRRYLNSTEDYLTFLCGPRRSHLFLPMALVYSVIFVVGVVGNFLVCLVILKHRSMKTPTNYYLFSLAVSDLLVLLFGMPLEVYEMWSNYPFLLGPVGCYLKTALLETVCFASILSVTTLSVERYVAVLHPLRAKLASTRRRALRTILALWLLSVLFALPNTGTHGIVLQRFPNGTLVPGSATCTVVMPLWIYNCIVQITSLLFYVLPMGVISVLYYLMGLRLKGDESLEVEEMAVNVQRPSRRSVTKMLFVLVIVFAICWAPFHIDRLFFSFVVEWTEPLANTFNLIHVVSGVFFYLSSATNPIIYNLLSQRFRMAFLSVISPCCKHCAPKHPTCKISSQKSIFVIEDHNLMDSAENTSVPGTHRTSVSSSQLSTGL; this is translated from the exons ATGGCCTGGGTCAGTAATTTCTCCTGGTTAAACCACCTTGCTCTACATGAAGAACGTCTCAGGAGGTACTTAAACAGCACTGAGGATTATTTAACCTTCCTGTGCGGGCCCAGACGGAGCCacctgttcctgcccatggcttTGGTGTACTCGGTGATCTTCGTTGTCGGGGTGGTGGGGAACTTCTTGGTTTGCCTCGTCATCCTCAAGCACCGCAGCATGAAGACCCCGACCAACTATTACCTGTTCAGCCTGGCGGTCTCAGacctgctggtgctgcttttcGGGATGCCCCTGGAGGTCTACGAGATGTGGAGCAACTACCCCTTCCTGCTGGGGCCCGTGGGCTGCTACCTGAAGACGGCTCTCTTGGAGACCGTGTGCTTCGCCTCCATCCTGAGTGTGACCACGCTGAGCGTGGAGCGCTACGTGGCCGTCCTGCACCCGCTGCGTGCCAAGCTGGCCAGCACGCGCCGCCGCGCCCTCAGGACCATCCTGGCGCTCTGGCTGCTCTCCGTGCTCTTCGCCCTGCCCAACACGGGCACCCACGGCATCGTGCTGCAGCGCTTCCCCAACGGCACGCTGGTGCCCGGCTCCGCCACCTGCACCGTGGTCATGCCCCTGTGGATCTACAATTGTATTGTGCAGATCACTTCTTTGCTCTTCTATGTGCTGCCCATGGGGGTGATAAGTGTGCTGTACTATCTGATGGGGCTAAGA TTGAAAGGAGATGAATCTTTGGAAGTGGAGGAAATGGCTGTGAATGTTCAGAGGCCATCCAGGAGATCAGTCACCAAGATGTTGT TTGTCCTCGTGATAGTTTTTGCCATCTGCTGGGCTCCATTCCACATAGACCGACTTTTCTTCAGCTTTGTTGTGGAATGGACTGAGCCCTTGGCCAATACCTTCAACTTAATTCACGTGGTGTCAG GTGTTTTCTTCTACCTGAGCTCTGCCACAAACCCCATCATTTACAACCTGCTGTCCCAGCGCTTCAGGATGGCTTTCCTCAGTGTGATTTCTCCTTGCTGCAAGCACTGTGCCCCTAAACATCCCACTTGCAAGATTTCATCCCAGAAGAGCATATTTGTGATTGAGGATCACAATCTCATGGACTCTGCTGAAAACACAAGTGTCCCTGGCACTCACAGGACATCTGtcagcagctctcagctctCCACTGGCCTGTGA